The Desulfohalovibrio reitneri genome contains a region encoding:
- a CDS encoding outer membrane protein assembly factor BamD, translating to MYRKTLFRLLASLAILAILPGCGLIDEFYLPTAQDTAQELYEAGQFAMQERNYGDAAEFFTKLKDRYPFSPYALQAELALGDAYFLDRDYDEAVTAYKEFESLHPRSEHMPYVLYQIGVASTKRFNSIDRPQDNIIEALDYFYRLRQEYPGTEYAKNAPTYIKKCRRYLAEHELYVADFYWQDKQYGPAWKRYSYVVENFQDLPEMSAYADRMAEIAYFEYQKNKSETKRVKQHGSWKEWFDWL from the coding sequence ATGTATCGTAAAACGCTTTTCAGGCTTCTCGCGAGCCTCGCGATTCTCGCCATTCTTCCCGGTTGCGGCCTGATCGACGAATTCTATCTGCCCACCGCGCAGGATACCGCGCAGGAGCTCTACGAGGCCGGGCAATTCGCCATGCAGGAACGCAACTACGGCGACGCGGCCGAGTTCTTCACCAAGCTCAAGGACCGCTATCCCTTCAGTCCCTACGCCCTACAGGCCGAACTGGCCCTTGGCGACGCCTATTTCCTGGATCGCGACTACGACGAAGCCGTGACGGCGTACAAGGAATTCGAGTCGCTGCACCCCAGAAGCGAGCACATGCCCTACGTGCTCTATCAAATCGGAGTGGCCAGCACCAAACGTTTCAATTCCATCGACAGGCCGCAGGACAACATCATCGAGGCCTTGGACTACTTCTACCGGTTGCGGCAGGAGTATCCGGGCACCGAGTATGCCAAGAACGCCCCAACGTATATCAAGAAATGCCGCAGATACTTGGCGGAGCATGAGCTTTATGTGGCCGATTTCTACTGGCAGGACAAACAATACGGCCCGGCCTGGAAGCGATATAGTTATGTAGTCGAAAATTTTCAGGACCTGCCTGAAATGTCCGCCTACGCCGACCGCATGGCGGAAATCGCCTACTTCGAATATCAAAAGAACAAGAGCGAAACCAAGCGGGTCAAACAGCACGGCAGTTGGAAGGAGTGGTTCGACTGGCTCTAG
- a CDS encoding alpha,alpha-trehalose-phosphate synthase (UDP-forming) yields the protein MPQESSKRLVVVSNRLPASLKQVEGEWTVQPGSGGLVTAIAPVLKNRGGLWIGWSGGHGDVDLPKLLGDFSKDAGYDLHPVQLTEEEVRGYYYGFANEIIWPLFHDFQSRCNFDPSYWRDYLDVNLKFAEVTARYSRESDYIWVHDYHLMHLAFMLRNMGIQRSCGFFLHIPFPPPDIYLKLPWRDKILRALLEFDLVGFQTLRDRRNFVECMEALVPNAKCTGRGNMVTIEHQNRKIRAGGFPISIDFNQFASLSADKDVVRMADEFKDALRHRKIILGVDRLDYTKGIPQRLEAIRQLFIRFPDLREKVTFVQIAVPSREEIPEYHSLKVEIEQLVGEINGQFTRPGWIPIHYQYRNLPRPELVSYYRAADMALITPLRDGLNLVAKEYCAANVNENGVLFLSEFAGAAAQLQNAGAILVNPYDTEGVAKAIRRAYYMDKRERHTRMSKLRESVRRNNIYWWVDSFLQAAFSSQLEDFPQDTVDFQTESTST from the coding sequence ATGCCACAGGAAAGCTCCAAACGGCTGGTCGTCGTTTCCAACCGTCTGCCGGCTTCACTCAAGCAGGTGGAAGGGGAATGGACGGTCCAACCTGGCTCCGGTGGCTTGGTCACGGCCATCGCGCCCGTGCTCAAGAATCGGGGGGGCTTGTGGATCGGTTGGTCCGGCGGACACGGAGATGTGGACCTGCCGAAACTGCTCGGCGATTTTTCCAAGGACGCGGGATATGACCTCCACCCCGTTCAGCTCACAGAAGAGGAGGTCCGTGGCTACTACTACGGTTTCGCCAACGAGATCATCTGGCCGCTTTTCCACGACTTCCAGTCACGCTGCAATTTCGATCCCTCTTATTGGCGCGATTACCTGGACGTGAACCTCAAATTCGCCGAGGTCACGGCCAGATACTCCAGGGAATCCGATTATATATGGGTGCATGACTACCACCTCATGCACTTGGCCTTTATGTTGCGCAACATGGGTATCCAGCGCTCCTGCGGATTCTTCCTGCACATCCCGTTTCCCCCGCCCGACATTTATCTCAAGCTGCCCTGGCGGGACAAAATCCTCCGCGCCCTCCTCGAATTCGACCTGGTGGGCTTTCAGACTTTGCGCGACCGCCGCAATTTCGTGGAGTGTATGGAGGCGCTGGTGCCCAACGCCAAGTGCACCGGCCGGGGAAACATGGTCACAATCGAGCACCAGAACAGGAAGATACGCGCCGGCGGATTTCCCATCAGCATCGACTTCAACCAGTTCGCCTCCCTGTCCGCTGACAAGGACGTGGTGCGCATGGCCGACGAATTCAAGGATGCGCTTAGGCACCGCAAGATCATCCTGGGAGTTGACCGGCTGGACTACACCAAGGGCATTCCCCAGCGGCTGGAGGCCATTCGCCAGCTTTTCATCCGGTTCCCCGACCTGCGTGAGAAGGTTACGTTTGTACAGATCGCCGTGCCCTCGCGGGAGGAAATTCCTGAATACCATTCCCTCAAGGTGGAAATCGAGCAACTTGTGGGCGAGATCAACGGACAGTTCACCCGGCCCGGCTGGATTCCCATCCATTATCAGTATCGCAACCTGCCGCGGCCGGAGCTGGTCTCCTATTACCGCGCCGCGGACATGGCCCTCATCACCCCGCTGCGCGACGGGCTGAACCTGGTCGCCAAGGAGTATTGCGCCGCAAACGTCAACGAAAACGGCGTGCTCTTCCTTTCCGAATTCGCCGGGGCGGCAGCCCAGTTGCAGAACGCCGGAGCCATTCTGGTCAACCCCTACGACACCGAGGGAGTGGCCAAGGCCATTCGTCGGGCCTACTACATGGACAAGCGGGAACGGCACACCCGCATGAGCAAGCTCCGCGAGTCCGTCCGCCGCAACAACATTTACTGGTGGGTCGACTCGTTCCTGCAGGCGGCCTTTTCCAGCCAGTTGGAAGACTTCCCGCAGGACACGGTGGACTTCCAAACCGAGTCCACGAGTACCTGA
- the rpsU gene encoding 30S ribosomal protein S21, which yields MPGIVLDDNDNFDIALRRFKKQVEKAGVLSEMKKRQHYEKPSVQRKKKKAAARKRLLKKMRKMQG from the coding sequence TTGCCCGGTATCGTTCTCGACGACAACGATAATTTCGACATCGCGCTTCGTCGTTTCAAGAAGCAGGTGGAGAAGGCTGGTGTGCTGTCCGAAATGAAGAAGCGGCAGCATTATGAAAAGCCCAGCGTGCAGCGGAAGAAGAAAAAAGCCGCCGCGCGGAAGCGCTTGCTTAAAAAAATGCGCAAAATGCAGGGTTAG
- a CDS encoding DUF2062 domain-containing protein has product MPYKRGIWDRLKRASRYYYLKVMRTKATSHAVAMGIACGAFGSCFPALPPIPLQTCIALGLALMLRAAKVPAVLATWLSNPFNWVFFYIAEYKIGSFFIPLDKPFTPHNWTLADYLEFGWQGLAVMLLGSLVLAVPFSAIAYFVTLPLIRGYRRRRALRILKRRGYP; this is encoded by the coding sequence ATGCCGTACAAGCGGGGGATCTGGGACCGCCTCAAGCGGGCGAGCCGGTATTACTACCTCAAGGTCATGCGGACCAAAGCCACATCGCATGCGGTGGCCATGGGCATCGCGTGCGGTGCTTTCGGCAGCTGCTTTCCGGCCCTGCCGCCCATTCCGCTGCAGACCTGCATCGCTCTCGGACTGGCTTTGATGCTGCGCGCGGCCAAGGTTCCCGCCGTTCTGGCCACGTGGCTCTCCAATCCCTTCAATTGGGTCTTTTTCTACATCGCCGAGTACAAGATCGGCAGTTTTTTCATCCCCCTGGACAAGCCCTTCACGCCGCACAACTGGACTCTGGCCGACTACCTTGAATTCGGCTGGCAGGGGTTGGCGGTGATGCTGCTCGGCAGCCTGGTGCTGGCCGTTCCCTTTTCCGCTATCGCCTATTTCGTCACGCTTCCCCTCATTCGCGGCTACCGCCGAAGAAGGGCCCTGCGGATTCTTAAGCGGCGCGGATATCCCTGA
- a CDS encoding NAD(P)/FAD-dependent oxidoreductase, with protein MQDVYDAIVIGGGPAGMTSALYLLRSHLRVAQIEKLSGGGQLLLTERIDNYPGFPGGALGYELADSMAEQVKEWESEDNFRRITDEVSAIETGKELHRIKVGDEWITGRVVIICSGAEYRKLGLPGEAEFTGNGVSYCALCDGNFFRDKVVAVIGGGNSALEEALYLARLVDKLYLIHRRQDFRGAKCYQDKCFVHPKMSVMRSTVVEAINGDQGGVTSISTRNVESGEARDIDVDGVFIFVGFQPLGTFIPEEMDRDERGFLKTDQEMRTNIPGVFAAGDIRSKMTRQVATAVGDGAAAASAAIAYLEQHVS; from the coding sequence ATGCAGGACGTCTACGACGCCATCGTGATCGGGGGAGGTCCGGCCGGTATGACCTCCGCGCTGTACCTCCTCCGATCGCATCTGCGAGTGGCTCAGATCGAGAAGCTTTCCGGCGGCGGACAGCTTCTGCTTACCGAGCGCATTGACAACTACCCCGGTTTCCCCGGCGGAGCGCTGGGCTACGAGTTGGCCGACAGCATGGCCGAGCAGGTCAAGGAGTGGGAGAGCGAGGACAACTTCCGCCGCATAACCGACGAAGTCTCGGCCATAGAAACCGGTAAGGAGCTTCATCGGATTAAGGTTGGAGACGAATGGATCACCGGAAGGGTGGTCATCATCTGTTCCGGTGCCGAGTACCGCAAGCTGGGGCTTCCGGGTGAAGCCGAGTTCACGGGGAATGGTGTCTCCTATTGCGCCCTGTGCGACGGCAACTTTTTTCGGGACAAGGTTGTGGCCGTAATCGGTGGCGGCAATTCCGCGCTGGAAGAGGCCCTGTACCTTGCCAGGCTGGTTGATAAATTATATCTCATTCACCGCCGCCAGGATTTCCGCGGAGCCAAGTGCTACCAGGACAAGTGTTTCGTGCACCCCAAGATGAGCGTCATGCGCAGCACCGTGGTGGAAGCGATCAACGGCGATCAGGGCGGGGTCACGTCAATTTCCACACGCAACGTGGAATCGGGCGAGGCGCGAGACATCGATGTTGACGGAGTATTCATATTCGTCGGATTCCAGCCTCTGGGCACTTTCATACCGGAGGAAATGGATCGCGACGAACGGGGCTTTCTGAAGACGGACCAGGAAATGCGGACCAACATTCCCGGGGTGTTCGCCGCCGGTGACATCCGCTCGAAAATGACCCGCCAAGTAGCCACGGCTGTTGGTGACGGCGCGGCGGCGGCCAGCGCGGCCATCGCCTATCTGGAACAGCATGTATCGTAA
- a CDS encoding GatB/YqeY domain-containing protein, translating to MSLQQSIEKDFVQAYKAKDEVRVAVLRMLKTAIKNKHVELGRPLENDEILDVVGKQAKQRRESIEQYEKATRPDLVDREKAELAVLESYLPAALSEQELAAAVDEAIAETGAASMKEMGKVMSSLMEKYKGRVDGKQAQNMVRSRLS from the coding sequence ATGAGCCTCCAGCAATCCATCGAAAAAGACTTCGTCCAGGCCTACAAGGCCAAGGACGAGGTTCGGGTGGCCGTCTTGAGGATGCTCAAGACGGCCATCAAGAACAAACATGTTGAGCTCGGACGTCCCCTTGAGAATGACGAGATTCTCGATGTGGTGGGCAAGCAGGCCAAGCAACGCCGCGAGTCCATAGAGCAGTACGAAAAAGCCACCCGTCCCGATCTCGTGGATCGTGAGAAGGCGGAGTTGGCCGTTCTCGAGTCCTATCTACCCGCGGCGCTCTCCGAGCAGGAGTTGGCCGCGGCGGTGGACGAGGCAATCGCCGAAACCGGGGCCGCCTCCATGAAAGAGATGGGCAAGGTCATGTCCTCGCTCATGGAAAAATACAAGGGCCGCGTCGATGGTAAGCAGGCCCAGAACATGGTCCGCTCCCGCCTTTCCTAA
- a CDS encoding HU family DNA-binding protein: MTKADLVAKIAEKASMTKADAERALNAFLDSVESTLVKEGKLTLTGFGTFVVEERKARTGRNPRTGQSITIPAAKVVKFRPGKLLKDAVK; encoded by the coding sequence ATGACCAAGGCTGATCTGGTTGCTAAAATCGCTGAAAAGGCTTCCATGACCAAGGCTGACGCCGAGCGCGCGCTGAACGCGTTTTTGGATTCCGTGGAGTCCACTCTGGTCAAGGAAGGCAAGCTGACCCTCACCGGCTTCGGCACCTTTGTGGTGGAGGAGCGCAAGGCCCGCACCGGCCGCAATCCCCGCACCGGCCAATCCATCACCATCCCCGCCGCCAAGGTGGTCAAGTTCCGTCCGGGCAAGCTGCTCAAGGACGCCGTGAAGTAA
- the rsmA gene encoding 16S rRNA (adenine(1518)-N(6)/adenine(1519)-N(6))-dimethyltransferase RsmA, translating into MENGPPSAPAKRSLGQNFLCDPNTVRRIVDALEAPPEATVLEIGPGRGALTGLLLERFASVLALEKDGDLAARIKAKHPALGVAVADALRFPWERVDRLPGLYLAGNLPYNVASPLLWEFVSRARGWSRGVFMVQWEVGRRLAAAPGGKEYGALSAWVQNFVSARVLFKVPPTVFRPRPKIDSAVVAMLPRPEGELPGNSENLSALLKTCFQRRRKQLGVILRGLGEGAVDAAMELGLDTRSRPETLSPERFRALADALSAIQAS; encoded by the coding sequence ATGGAGAACGGCCCCCCGTCCGCCCCGGCCAAGCGCAGCCTGGGGCAGAACTTCCTGTGCGACCCCAACACGGTCCGTCGCATCGTCGATGCCCTGGAGGCACCGCCGGAGGCCACGGTGCTGGAGATAGGCCCCGGTCGTGGAGCCTTGACCGGCTTGTTGCTGGAGCGATTCGCCTCCGTGCTGGCACTGGAGAAGGACGGCGACTTGGCGGCACGGATCAAGGCGAAGCACCCGGCTCTGGGAGTCGCCGTGGCCGACGCCCTGCGTTTTCCGTGGGAGCGTGTTGACCGCCTGCCCGGCCTCTATCTCGCAGGCAACCTTCCCTACAATGTGGCTTCGCCTTTGCTTTGGGAGTTCGTCTCAAGGGCACGCGGATGGAGCAGGGGGGTTTTCATGGTGCAGTGGGAGGTGGGTAGGCGCTTGGCCGCCGCACCGGGCGGCAAGGAGTACGGGGCGTTGTCCGCCTGGGTGCAGAACTTTGTCTCCGCGCGCGTTCTTTTCAAGGTGCCGCCAACCGTGTTCCGCCCCCGCCCGAAAATTGACTCCGCAGTGGTGGCCATGCTGCCTCGTCCGGAAGGGGAATTGCCGGGGAATTCGGAAAACCTGTCGGCCCTGCTCAAGACCTGCTTCCAGCGGCGCAGGAAGCAGTTGGGCGTGATTCTGCGCGGCTTGGGGGAGGGTGCCGTGGACGCCGCGATGGAACTCGGCCTGGATACACGATCAAGGCCGGAAACATTGTCTCCCGAGCGTTTTCGGGCTTTGGCCGACGCCCTTTCCGCCATACAGGCATCTTGA
- the fusA gene encoding elongation factor G produces the protein MAKGARAQIDRLRNIGIVAHIDAGKTTLTERILYYTGKIHRMGEVHDGTATMDFMPEEQERGITITSACTSCLWGDTRINIIDTPGHVDFTIEVERALRVLDGAVGVFCGVSGVEPQSETVWRQSEHYGVPKLAFVNKLDRPGADFDGVVDSLREKLGVKPLVLTTPEEQGTDFAGVHDLLARERLIFEVEDLGATVDRFPWSEEEAARLEPLRDTLLETVAEEDEEFLEAYLSGEEMPLERIKQAIRRACLSRRLTPVLAGSALKNSGVQPLLDAVRDLLPSPLQAPEVQGAHPVTGERRSVELDPKGPLCGLVFKVSFETGRKLVFLRLYSGRLKPGQEVYNVTRDLDERAARIFVMHAGRKEKLEEALAGDIVAVAGMKHARTGDTVAIHESPVLLERISAYEPVISLALEPRNSEEAEKLEEALGHFLQEDPTLVFRTDEDTGQMILSGMGELHLEVVLERLRREYKVDPRAGRPQVVYQETVRGKGGGQAEFDRLLGETPHHGDVSITVEPRERGKGADVFFDMALEGWPQALVDGVRGGLEDGLLSGPQTGYPLTDLRVRVRGMRRDEHGKSSEVGFRMAASQALRRALEEAGTRRLEPIMKVEVVAPEEYVGDVAGLFGAKGAKIENMFDSGGRKVVQAYCPLSALFGFSTELRSATQGRAGLMMQFARFDVLD, from the coding sequence ATGGCCAAAGGGGCCAGGGCCCAGATCGACAGGCTGCGCAATATTGGCATCGTCGCGCATATTGATGCCGGTAAGACGACCCTTACCGAGCGCATCCTCTATTACACGGGCAAGATCCACCGCATGGGGGAAGTCCATGACGGCACAGCCACGATGGACTTCATGCCCGAGGAGCAGGAACGGGGCATAACCATCACCTCGGCCTGCACCTCCTGCCTGTGGGGCGACACCCGGATCAACATCATCGACACGCCTGGACATGTGGACTTTACCATTGAGGTGGAGCGTGCCCTGCGGGTTCTGGACGGCGCGGTCGGAGTATTTTGCGGCGTTTCCGGTGTCGAGCCACAGAGTGAAACTGTTTGGCGGCAGTCCGAGCATTACGGCGTGCCCAAGCTGGCTTTCGTGAACAAGCTCGACAGGCCCGGCGCGGACTTTGACGGAGTGGTTGACTCGCTCCGAGAAAAGCTGGGCGTCAAACCCCTTGTATTGACTACGCCGGAAGAGCAGGGCACTGATTTCGCAGGAGTGCACGATCTTCTGGCCCGCGAGCGGCTGATTTTCGAAGTTGAAGACCTCGGAGCCACGGTGGACCGCTTTCCCTGGAGCGAGGAGGAAGCGGCTAGGCTGGAGCCCTTGCGCGATACGTTGCTGGAGACAGTGGCCGAAGAGGATGAAGAGTTTCTGGAAGCGTACCTCTCCGGCGAGGAAATGCCCCTGGAGCGCATCAAACAGGCCATCCGCCGCGCTTGTCTTTCCCGCCGCCTGACGCCGGTTTTGGCCGGGTCGGCCCTCAAGAACTCCGGCGTGCAACCTCTCTTGGACGCGGTGCGGGACCTGCTTCCAAGTCCACTCCAGGCCCCCGAGGTGCAAGGTGCGCATCCGGTCACTGGTGAGCGCCGGAGCGTGGAACTTGACCCCAAGGGCCCACTGTGCGGTCTCGTCTTCAAGGTCAGTTTCGAAACCGGGCGCAAACTGGTTTTTCTGCGGTTGTATTCCGGCCGCCTCAAACCGGGGCAGGAGGTCTACAACGTAACAAGGGACCTTGATGAGCGTGCGGCCCGGATATTCGTCATGCACGCCGGTCGCAAGGAAAAGCTGGAGGAGGCTCTGGCCGGCGACATCGTGGCTGTGGCCGGCATGAAACACGCCCGTACCGGCGATACCGTGGCCATACACGAATCCCCTGTGTTGCTGGAGCGAATTTCAGCTTACGAACCGGTCATCTCCCTGGCTTTGGAGCCCCGCAACAGCGAGGAAGCGGAGAAGCTGGAGGAGGCCCTGGGGCATTTTCTTCAGGAGGACCCCACCCTGGTCTTCCGTACCGACGAAGATACCGGCCAGATGATTCTCTCAGGCATGGGGGAACTGCATCTGGAAGTCGTCCTGGAGCGCTTGCGGAGGGAATACAAGGTGGACCCCAGGGCGGGTCGTCCGCAGGTCGTCTACCAAGAGACCGTCCGGGGCAAGGGCGGGGGGCAAGCCGAGTTCGACCGCTTGTTGGGCGAGACGCCGCATCACGGCGACGTTTCCATCACAGTGGAACCCAGGGAGCGGGGCAAGGGGGCGGATGTCTTTTTCGACATGGCTCTGGAGGGGTGGCCACAAGCCCTGGTGGACGGTGTGCGGGGAGGCCTTGAGGACGGACTGTTGTCGGGGCCGCAGACCGGATATCCCCTGACCGACCTAAGGGTGCGTGTTCGCGGGATGCGCCGTGACGAGCATGGCAAGTCCAGCGAGGTGGGATTCCGCATGGCCGCCTCCCAGGCGTTGCGTCGCGCATTGGAGGAAGCCGGGACAAGGCGGTTGGAGCCGATTATGAAGGTGGAAGTGGTCGCTCCGGAGGAGTACGTCGGCGATGTCGCGGGGCTGTTCGGGGCCAAGGGAGCCAAGATCGAAAACATGTTCGATTCCGGCGGCCGCAAGGTGGTTCAGGCCTATTGTCCGCTCTCCGCGTTGTTCGGCTTTTCCACGGAACTCCGTTCGGCCACCCAGGGCAGGGCGGGGCTGATGATGCAGTTCGCCCGCTTCGACGTGCTGGACTGA